One segment of Niabella beijingensis DNA contains the following:
- a CDS encoding tetratricopeptide repeat-containing sensor histidine kinase has translation MRILKMLMLACIALNGNAQKQGLAAIDSMLRELSVARSDTDKLRLQYRIGEAYAPIDIEKSMQYAREGLSKSKAIKWDKGIAAFCISLGNNLCDQSKYDSAIHYYEEAYTINKKTGNEKGACSALMNIGTAYQNRGLVLMAMRYLQEAMPIAEKLDDPYLLALIYNGIATTYILQENQTDALKYAFKAYSVSRENRHPANIAMALTTIGTSYVIAKDTLRARQYLLQALPLVKEANNTEREAMIYYNLGFIAPTAEEQLRYALQSKQLWDALNPDHSMAVANLVLLGTAAKDMALGNAVGAAIPDTIPQNKNDLLAFSKRYLAAAINMSNATGDQETLSNAAKQLAETEAALGNYPAAYQYLQTHLNLRDSLYSQESKNKIASLESQREIDAREKQLQINKLALSNARRTRTALMGGAAFLLIIGGLLFYQNRSRRRTNTTLLLLNNELDEANKVKTKFFGILSHDLRSPIINLINFLHLQKEMPGLFDQERTERHQKDLTASAENLLDTMEAMLLWSKSQMERFAPEKKMVPVDRLFDHIRKQLPVNNPIAVSFQNTEQLSVSTDEDYLKTIMYNLTANAVKALQDTPDGQIRWHVRQKGHQVLLTITDNGPGIHKEQMEALYNENAVVGTRYGLGLHLIRDLAKAIQCKISFQPAAGGGASFTLSI, from the coding sequence ATGAGAATACTGAAAATGCTGATGCTGGCCTGCATTGCTCTAAACGGGAATGCGCAGAAACAGGGATTGGCAGCTATTGATTCGATGTTGCGGGAGCTATCTGTTGCCCGGTCCGATACAGATAAGTTAAGACTGCAATACCGCATTGGTGAGGCCTATGCACCTATTGACATAGAGAAAAGTATGCAGTACGCCCGGGAGGGGTTGTCAAAATCCAAAGCAATAAAATGGGATAAGGGCATCGCGGCATTTTGTATTTCGCTTGGAAATAATCTTTGCGATCAGAGCAAGTATGATTCTGCCATCCATTACTATGAAGAGGCATACACGATCAATAAGAAAACCGGAAATGAAAAGGGTGCCTGCAGCGCTTTGATGAATATCGGCACCGCCTATCAGAACAGAGGACTTGTTCTAATGGCAATGCGCTATCTTCAGGAAGCTATGCCGATCGCGGAAAAATTAGATGATCCGTATCTGCTTGCACTTATTTATAATGGCATAGCAACCACGTACATCCTGCAGGAAAATCAGACCGATGCACTCAAATACGCGTTTAAGGCGTATAGCGTATCCAGGGAAAACCGGCATCCTGCCAATATTGCAATGGCGCTGACCACCATCGGCACCTCCTATGTCATTGCCAAAGACACCCTGCGCGCCCGGCAATATCTTCTGCAGGCATTACCGCTTGTAAAAGAAGCCAATAACACAGAGCGGGAAGCAATGATCTATTATAACCTGGGATTTATTGCTCCTACCGCAGAAGAACAGCTCCGGTACGCCCTTCAATCAAAGCAACTATGGGATGCACTGAACCCTGATCATTCAATGGCCGTGGCTAACCTGGTGTTGCTGGGAACTGCGGCAAAGGATATGGCGCTTGGGAATGCGGTTGGTGCGGCTATACCCGATACCATACCCCAAAATAAAAACGACCTGCTGGCATTTTCAAAAAGATACCTCGCTGCGGCCATCAACATGAGCAATGCAACCGGAGACCAGGAAACCCTCTCCAACGCTGCAAAACAACTTGCAGAAACAGAGGCTGCTTTAGGCAATTATCCGGCAGCCTATCAATATCTTCAAACACACCTGAACCTTCGCGACTCCCTCTACTCCCAGGAAAGCAAGAACAAGATCGCATCCCTCGAAAGCCAGCGCGAAATAGACGCCCGGGAAAAACAGCTGCAGATCAATAAACTGGCGCTCAGCAATGCAAGACGTACCCGGACGGCGCTGATGGGAGGTGCGGCATTCCTTCTTATTATCGGAGGGCTTTTATTTTATCAGAACCGCAGCCGGCGGAGGACCAATACCACCCTGCTCCTGCTGAACAATGAGCTCGATGAGGCCAATAAGGTGAAAACAAAGTTCTTTGGCATCCTCAGCCACGACCTGCGCAGTCCCATCATCAACCTGATCAACTTCCTGCACCTGCAAAAAGAAATGCCGGGGCTGTTTGATCAGGAACGCACCGAGCGGCATCAGAAAGACCTTACCGCCTCCGCTGAAAACCTGCTCGACACTATGGAAGCCATGCTGCTCTGGAGTAAAAGCCAGATGGAACGCTTTGCGCCCGAGAAAAAAATGGTACCGGTTGACCGGCTTTTTGATCACATCCGGAAACAATTGCCTGTTAACAACCCGATTGCCGTTAGTTTTCAAAACACCGAACAACTGTCCGTAAGTACGGATGAGGATTATCTGAAAACCATCATGTACAATCTCACTGCCAATGCAGTAAAGGCATTGCAAGACACTCCGGACGGGCAGATCCGGTGGCATGTCCGCCAGAAAGGCCATCAGGTGCTGCTTACCATTACCGACAATGGTCCGGGAATCCATAAAGAACAGATGGAGGCACTTTACAATGAAAATGCGGTCGTAGGCACCAGGTATGGCCTGGGACTGCACCTGATCCGGGACCTGGCAAAAGCCATCCAATGTAAGATCTCCTTTCAGCCGGCAGCCGGCGGAGGTGCTTCCTTTACACTGTCCATCTAG
- a CDS encoding LytR/AlgR family response regulator transcription factor, whose product MGSANTYNCIVVDDNEIDRLMTLSFAKKYDFLTVKGAYESAEAALDRIEADRPQVLLLDIDMEGISGLELRKKLLEVDACIFITSYPDYALESFELAALDFLIKPLKADRFATSMKRLEEYLLLRKKSALLDHSLNGDTIFIKDGHEHIKIKAADILYLEALKDYTGIITRKKKYCVLASLGNLLKTPSFGSFIRVHRSYAVQKHFIDKITPQEIFINEITLPIGRSYKEDLQQLIA is encoded by the coding sequence ATGGGCAGCGCAAATACATATAACTGCATCGTTGTGGACGATAATGAGATCGACCGGCTGATGACCCTTTCTTTTGCAAAAAAATATGATTTTCTTACGGTAAAGGGTGCATATGAAAGTGCGGAAGCCGCGCTTGACCGGATTGAGGCAGACCGTCCCCAGGTACTGCTGCTCGATATCGATATGGAAGGCATCAGCGGTCTTGAGCTGCGAAAAAAACTGCTGGAGGTGGATGCCTGCATCTTTATCACTTCCTATCCCGACTATGCTTTGGAAAGTTTTGAACTGGCGGCCCTTGATTTTCTGATTAAGCCATTAAAAGCCGATCGCTTTGCAACCTCTATGAAACGGCTGGAAGAATACCTGCTGCTGCGGAAAAAATCGGCATTGCTGGATCATAGTCTGAACGGCGATACCATTTTTATAAAGGACGGGCATGAGCATATAAAAATCAAGGCAGCTGATATCTTATATCTTGAAGCGCTGAAGGATTATACCGGGATCATTACCCGGAAGAAGAAGTACTGTGTGCTGGCATCACTGGGCAATCTTTTAAAAACCCCTTCATTCGGAAGCTTTATAAGAGTGCACCGGAGCTATGCGGTCCAAAAGCATTTTATTGACAAGATCACTCCGCAGGAAATTTTTATCAATGAGATCACCCTCCCCATCGGAAGGAGCTATAAGGAAGACCTGCAGCAACTGATCGCTTAG